TCGGGCGGTCCGGTGGTGAGTCGGCGGTGGTGTTCCATTCAGCGCCGTCGCGGTCGTCCACCGACACGAAGGTCGGTTCGCCGCCCATGGTCAGGCGCACGTCATGCAGCTTGAGATCGGCGTCGATGCGGTGGCCCAGCGTTTCGATGCGCGACCACTGCGCGTCGCTGTAGGGCTTGGTCACGCGCGGCGCTTCCCACACGCGCTCGACCTTCATGTGGTGCTCGAATTCCGACTCGCACTTCTCGCTGAAGCCGCTGACCGGCGCCGCCGACGACGGCTCGGGCGAGCAGGCGAGCGGAATGTGGCCTTCGCCGGCGAACAGGCCGGAGGTCGGGTCCAGCCCGATCCAGCCGGCGCCCGGCAGGTAGACCTCGCACCAGGCGTGCAGGTCAGTGAAGTCGGCTTCGGGGCCGCTCGGGCCATCCAGCGATTTGACGTCCGGCGTCAGCTGTATCAGGTAGCCGGACACGAAGCGCGCGGCCAGACCGATGTGGCGCAGCACCTGCACCAGCGCCCACGCCGAGTCGCGGCAGGAACCGCTGGCCTTCTGCAGGGTTTCCTCCGGCGTCTGCACGCCAGGTTCCATGCGGATGAGGTAGCGGATGTCGTTCTGCATCTGCTGGTTCAGCGCGACCAGGAAGTCCACGCTGGCGCGCCCGCCGTTGCACAGCGCGCGGGCGTTATCGACCCAGCGCGAGAACTTCGGCGCGTTGTCGCGGCCGAGCGGCAGTTTCACCAGATACGGCGTCAGTTCGTGCGTCTGTTCTTCGCTGTAGCCGAAAGGAATCTTCTCTGCTTCCGGTTCGAGGAAGAAATCGAAGGGGTTGATGACCGACATCTCGGCCACCAGGTCGATTTCGATGCGCAGTTCGCGCGTGCGCTCCGGGAACACGATGCGCGCGAGATAGTTCGACTGCGGGTCCTGCTGCCAGTTGATGAAGTGCTCGCCCGGCGTCGCCTTCAGCGAGTAGGACAGGATGGGCGTGCGCGCGTGCGGCGCCGGACGCAATCTGACCACCTGCGGGCTCAGCATGACCGGACGGTCGTAGCGGTAGTGGGTGACGTGGTTCAGCGCGACGTGGATGGACACGGAAGACTCCGGTTGCGTACTGGAAAGGGGTTGGTGGCTTCAAGCAATTAGTGTGCGCAAGCCAAGTGCATGATTTTCATGCAGCTTTGTTTCAGTGTCCTTCCGTGCGTGGGGCGGCTGGCGTGTGCGCGCACCGGCGCTGTGCATGTCCGGAAAGTCCGTCATCGTCATTTGAGGCCGAGCCGGCGAGCGAGCTTGTGCAGATTGCTCGGGTCGACGTCCAGCCGACGCGCGGCGTCGGCCCAGTTGCCGCCGCAGGCGTCGAGCGCCGCCCGCACCAGCCGGCGCTGCGTCGCGTCGACCGCGTCGCGCAGTGGCATCAGGGTGGCAGGTATCGCTTCGTCGGTGGGCCGGGGTGCCGTGACGCCGAGCAGCGCCGGGCCGTCCAGGTCGAGCAGTTCGGCCGGCAGCGACACGATGTCGGTGCGCGCAGCACCACGGCTCACCACCTTCAACGCGGCACGGCTGATCACGTGTTCCAGCTCGCGCACATTGCCCGGCCACGGATAGCGACAGAGCGCGTCTTCCGCCTCGGGCGACAGGCGCAGGCTGCGCAGGCCGAGCCGGGCGCGGTTCAGTTCGAGGAAGCGACCGGCCAGCAGCAGCACGTCGCTGCCGCGCTCGCGCAGCGGCGGTATCGGTACCGGATACACCGAAAGCCGGTGATAGAGGTCGGCGCGGAAGGCGCCCTCGCGCACGCTGTCGCGCAGCGTGCGGTTGGTTGCCGCGATCACGCGTACGTCGACGCGTCGCGGCTGGTCGGCGCCCAAGCGCTGGATTTCACCGTTCTGCAGCGCACGCAGCAGCTTGGCCTGAACGGTCAGCGGCAGTTCGCCGACCTCGTCGAGGAACAGCGTGCCACCGTCGGCCGCCTCGAAGCGGCCCGGCCGGTCGGTGGTGGCGCCGGAGAAGGCGCCTTTCACATGGCCGAACAGTTCGCTCTCGGCCAGCGATTCCGGCAGCGCGGCGCAGTTCACATGCACCAGCGGCTGCGCGGCGCGGCGCGAATGGCGGTGCAGATGACGGGCGAACAGTTCCTTGCCGACGCCGGTTTCGCCGAGCAGCAGCACCGGCAGCTCGGACTCGGCCACCACCTTCAGTTCGTGCAGCAGGCGCTGGATCACGTCGCTGTGGCCGATGATTTCAGTCTCGTCCGCAGTGGCGCGCGCGCCTGCCGGCTCGCCGCCACGCGACAGGCGCAGCGCGTGCAGGTCCTGTTCCAGCCGGGTCACGCGCACCGCCGCCTCGACCAGCAAGGTGAAGCGACGCAGATCGTCGCGCGCCGCCTCGGTGAAGGTGCCTGTCTGCAGCGCGTCCAGCGTCAGCGCGCCCCAGGTCTGGCCCTCGACGTGCAGGCTGGTGCCCATGCAGTCGTGTACCGGCAGTGGCTCGCCGACGCGGGTGTCGAGCAGGCCGTCGTACGGGTCGGGCAGCGTGCTGTCGTGATCGAAGCTGGTGATGTCGCGGCGCGACAGGATGGTGGCCAGTCGCGGGTGCTGACCGACGACGAAGCGCCGGCCCAGTGTTTCGCGCACCAGACCGTCGACCGCGAGCGGGCGCAGCCCGTCCTCTTCCAGTTTCAGCAGCGCGACAGCGCCGCAGTCGAAGTGGGCGCGCAGGCTGGACACCAGGCGCTGCAGCCGCACCGCGGGCGGCAGTTCCGACACCAGGTCGGCAAGCAGCAGGGATTCCATCATGGTTCAAATAACCCTTTAAAGGTGATTAATACCTTTTTGTGCGAGGGTCCAAAGTACCTTAATTTTCGTAGCCTGTTGATTTAATTCGACTGAAATACATGGCCCGGAGCTTGCGAAGTGGGAGTGTCTTCTTCCACACGAGGCTCTTGCCATGAACCTGATCGAACAGTCCCTCGGCGCTCTCGCGCGCAGCATTCCCGGTGCCACCCCGGTGCCACCCAGGTGTTCCACGAACACAAGCTCGATTTCTGCTGCGGCGGCAAGCACAGCTTGCAGGAAGCGGCCGCCGAGCGCGGCATCGACGTGCAGCCCATCGTCGATCGCCTGCGCACCCTTGCGTCGCTGGCCACGCGCGAGGAACGCGACTGGCGCACGGTACCGGCGGCAACGCTGATCGAACACATCCTGTTCCGCTTCCATGACCGTCATCGCGAACAGCTGCCGGAACTGATCCGCCTCGCGCGCCGGGTCGAGCAGGTTCACGGCGATCGCCCGGATTGCCCGGTCGGTCTGGCCGACCACCTGACCGTGATGCAGCAGGAACTGGAAAGCCATATGCAGAAGGAGGAGCAGGTGCTGTTCCCGATGCTCGCCCGCGGACACGCGATGGCACTGCAGGGGCCGGTCACGGTGATGCGCAACGAGCACGACCAGCACGGCGAAGCGCTGCAGCGGCTGGAGGCGCTGACCAATGACATCACGCTGCCGCGCGGCGCCTGCAATACCTGGCGCGCGCTCTACGTCGGCCTGGCCGCGCTGCGCGAAGACCTGATGGAACACATCCACCTCGAGAACAACATCCTGTTCGAGGGGCTGAATCCGGCACCGGCCGAGGCGGAGACCGCTCATGGGTAACTATCGCAGGCTGTGGTTCACGCTGATCGGCGTGCTCATCGTCACCTTCTCGCTGCTCGGGTACTACGGCGTCGAGGTGTATCGCAGCGCGCCGCCGATACCGCAGCAGATCGTCAGCGACGACGGCCGCGTTCTGTATACGCACGACGGCATCCTCGACGGGCAGACCGCCTGGCAGTCGGTCGGCGGCATGCAGCTCGGCTCTATCTGGGGTCATGGCGCCTACCAGGCGCCGGACTGGACCGCGGACTGGCTGCACCGCGAACTGCTGGCCTGGCTGGATCTGGCCGCGCAGGACGCTCACGGCAAGCCGTATGCCGAACTCGACGCCGACACCCAGGCGCTGCTCGCCGCGCGTCTGAAGCGCGAGTACCGTCGCAACACCTACGACGCAGCCAGCGGCATCGCCACCGTATCGACGCTGCGCGCGAAGGCGATCGAGCACACCGCTGCCTACTACGCCGAGCTGTTCGGCGACGCGCCGGCGCTGCAGGGCTCGCGCGAAAGCTACGCGATGAAGGAGAACACGCTGCCCGATCCGCAGCGGCGCGCGCAGCTTGCCGGCTTCTTCTTCTGGACTGCCTGGGTGGCCGCGACAGAGCGGCCCGGCACCAGCGCCACCTACACCAACAACTGGCCGCACGAACCGCTGATCGGCAATGCGCCGACGGCGGAGAACGTCGTGTGGTCCATCGTCAGCGTGGTGGTGATGATGGCCGGCGTCGGCTTCCTGATCTGGGGCTGGTCCTTCCTGCGCAAGCAGGACGAGAGCGACCCGGCCGCGCCGGCGCAGGACCCGCTGACGCGCGTCGCGCTGACGCCGTCGCAGCGCGCGCTCGGCAAATATCTCTTCCTGGTGGTGGCGCTGTTCGTGTTCCAGGTCATGCTGGGCGGCTTCACCGCGCACTACACGGTCGAGGGCCAGACCTTCTACGGAATCGACGTATCGCAGTGGTTCCCGTATTCGCTGGTGCGTACCTGGCACATCCAGAGCGCGCTGTTCTGGATCGCCACCGGCTTCCTCGCCGCGGGGCTGTTCCTGGCGCCGCTGATCCACGGCGGGCGCGATCCGAAATACCAGAAGCTGGGTGTCGATGTGCTGTTCTGGGCGCTGGTCGTGGTGGTGGTCGGCTCCTTCGTCGGCAACTATCTGGCAATCGCGCAGATCATGCCGCCGGAGCTGAACTTCTGGCTCGGCCACCAGGGCTACGAGTACGTCGACCTCGGCCGCGTCTGGCAGATCGGCAAGTTCGTCGGCGTCGCGCTGTGGCTGGTGCTGATGCTGCGCGGCATGGTACCGGCGCTGCGCACGCCTGGCGGCGACAAGAACCTGCTGGCGCTGCTGACCGCGTCGGTGGTGGCGATCGGCCTGTTCTACGGCGCCGGCTTCGCCTACGGCGAGCGCACCCACCTGTCGGTGATGGAGTACTGGCGCTGGTGGGTCGTGCACCTTTGGGTCGAAGGCTTCTTCGAGGTGTTCGCGACCACCGCGCTGGCCTTCATCTTTTCGACGCTCGGCCTGGTGTCCGGCCGCATGGCGACGGCGGCCAGCTTGGCCTCGGCCTCGCTGTTCATGCTGGGCGGCGTGCCCGGCACCTTCCACCATCTGTACTTCGCCGGCACGACCACGCCGGTGATGGCAGTCGGCGCCTCATTCAGCGCACTCGAGGTGGTGCCGCTGGTCGTGCTCGGCCACGAGGCGTGGGAGAACTGGCGCCTGAAGGACCGTGCGCCGTGGATGGCCAGGCTGAAGTGGCCGCTCATGTGCTTCGTCGCAGTCGCGTTCTGGAACATGCTCGGCGCCGGCGTATTCGGCTTCATGATCAACCCGCCGATCTCGCTCTACTACGTGCAGGGTCTGAACACGACGCCGGTGCATGCGCATGCCGCCCTGTTCGGTGTCTATGGCTTCCTCGCCCTCGGCTTCACGCTGCTGGTACTGCGCTATGTCCGGCCGCAGCTGGAGTTCGGCGAGCGTCTGATGAAGACCGGCTTCTGGGGGCTCAACGTCGGGCTGGTACTGATGATCGCCACCAGCCTGCTGCCGATCGGCCTGATCCAGTTCCACGCCAGCGTCAGTCAGGGGCTGTGGTACGCACGCAGCGAGGCATTCATGCAGCAGCCGCTGCTGGAAACGCTGCGCTGGGTGCGCACCTTCGGCGACGTGGTGTTCATCGTCGGCGCTCTGGCGCTGGCCTGGCAGGTGGTGAGCGGCGTGTTCGGGCGCTCCGGCCACGCGCCGGCTCGGACTGCCGCGCTGGCTGGCGCCCGCCGATGAACTGAGCGCAACCGTCCTCCCTCCTTGTCGTCACGCATCGACAAGGTTGGGGCGCCGCGCCGCGAGGCCGGCGCCCTTTTTTTGACGGGCCGGCTGGCCTGTACCCGTTTGCAGGGGCGATTCTGCCCCCTTGCTGGCGGATATCCGTTCGGTACCGTTGATCCTCTGTCTTTGCGCGGCATGGGACTTCCGTGTGGCTGTTCGAGCGGAATCAGGCCGAGCGGAGTGTGAAAAAAACTGTGTCTTCAGGGTACGGAAATGTTGTGTGGTTATACTCCAGAGCTCCCAATCTGAATATCCGACTGCACAGGACCATCTCGTGGCCAATATCACCGCTCAGGACAACAGCCTCTCCTTCCTCACTGACACGCTAGGCGGATTCGTGGGGCGGGCGGCGACTAAGCTCGATGCGTTCTCGAGCGACCTCGAGGGCATGATCGATACGATATTCATGGCGATCAGCTATGGGTATGTGGATTCGGTGTCGTCGTCCAGGATCGTCATAAACACCTATTACCCGACCTCCGCGCAGATGATCATCAATGGCAGCGGAATGACCGGGAATTCGTTCTCCATCAATCGCATCACTTATTCGGAGTACGACGGGTTCTACATCAGGATGAGCGGTAACGTGCGCGGAAACGTGTACGGCGATGTCAGCGGGTCCGTGACCAGTGCGGTGATCGGGAACTCGGAGCAGTCGATCGCGTATGTCGGAAGTATTTCGATGACGACCGGCGCCGCACGGTACAGCTCGCTGACCTACACGCTGCGCGATGTTTCGGGCGTGGCCACGACGACCGTCAGCTACGGTGGCAGCTTTGTGGAGGATGACTACGGAGTGATCCGGGGCACGGTGACCTCGTTCTCCTATGGCCGCGATGCGGACGGCGCCGGTTCTGGCGCAGCGCAGACCCTGATGTCGATGACCGGACTGTCGCGCTACGTCGAGATGGATATCGATTCGGGACGCCCGTTCGGCTTTCTTCCCGCCGATACGGCCACGTTCTTCAGCCACATGCTGAACGGTGCTGACAGCATCAGCGGCGGCACGGGAAACGACACGCTCTACGGTTATGCCGGCAATGACCTCATCAACGGTGGGGCGGGCGCTGACGTCATGGATGGTGGTGAGGGCGACGACGTCTATTACGTCGACAACGCCGGCGATGTCGTCGTCGAGGCCGTCGACGAGGGGACCGATCTGGTGCTGGCCTCGGTCAGCCACACGCTGGACGACAACGTCGAGAACCTCACGCTTATCGGCACGGCAATCGATGGCGCTGGAAATCAACTCAGCAACACGCTCACCGGAAATGCACAGGCCAACGTACTGACCGGCCTCGGCGGCAACGACACACTGATCGGCGGCGGCGGCCTCGATACGCTGATCGGTGGTGATGGTGACGACATTTACGTGATCGACCGCGCCGACGAAATCGTCACCGAGCTTGCGGACGAGGGCAACGATACGGTCCGGATCGGCTACGCGAATCCGGGGCGTGCTGCCATCACGGTGACGCTTCATGACAACGTCGAGAACCTTGAGGTGCTGGGGGCGGGGCTGTTCAATCTGGTGGGCAACGCCGAGGCGAACGCGCTGAAGGGTAACGGTTCGGCAAACGTGATCGACGGAGGGGCGGGCGCGGACGAGATGACGGGCGGTCTGGGCAACGACACTTACGTCGTGGATGACGCGGATGACCTGGTGGTGGAGGCGCTGAACGCAGGCACGGACACGGTCCGCGCGTCGTTGAACTACGTGCTGGGGGCGAACGTCGAGAATCTCGAACTGACGGGCAGTGCGGTGAGCGGCACGGGCAACGCACTGGGCAACGTGCTGACGGGCAACGGGTTGGACAACGAACTGTACGGTCTGGGCGGCAACGACGTGCTGGTGGGAGGAGAGGGCGCCGACCTGCTGGACGGAGGAGAAGGCATCGACAGCATGTCGGGCGGAGCGGGTGACGACACCTACGTCGTCGACAACGTGCGCGACGTGGTGAGCGAAGGGCTGAACGCGGGGACGGACACGGTGCGCAGTGCGCTCAGCTACGCACTGGGGGCGAACGTCGAGAACCTTGTGCTGACGGGGACGGCGCACCT
The window above is part of the Methyloversatilis discipulorum genome. Proteins encoded here:
- the norR gene encoding nitric oxide reductase transcriptional regulator NorR, which produces MESLLLADLVSELPPAVRLQRLVSSLRAHFDCGAVALLKLEEDGLRPLAVDGLVRETLGRRFVVGQHPRLATILSRRDITSFDHDSTLPDPYDGLLDTRVGEPLPVHDCMGTSLHVEGQTWGALTLDALQTGTFTEAARDDLRRFTLLVEAAVRVTRLEQDLHALRLSRGGEPAGARATADETEIIGHSDVIQRLLHELKVVAESELPVLLLGETGVGKELFARHLHRHSRRAAQPLVHVNCAALPESLAESELFGHVKGAFSGATTDRPGRFEAADGGTLFLDEVGELPLTVQAKLLRALQNGEIQRLGADQPRRVDVRVIAATNRTLRDSVREGAFRADLYHRLSVYPVPIPPLRERGSDVLLLAGRFLELNRARLGLRSLRLSPEAEDALCRYPWPGNVRELEHVISRAALKVVSRGAARTDIVSLPAELLDLDGPALLGVTAPRPTDEAIPATLMPLRDAVDATQRRLVRAALDACGGNWADAARRLDVDPSNLHKLARRLGLK
- the ytfE gene encoding iron-sulfur cluster repair protein YtfE: MFHEHKLDFCCGGKHSLQEAAAERGIDVQPIVDRLRTLASLATREERDWRTVPAATLIEHILFRFHDRHREQLPELIRLARRVEQVHGDRPDCPVGLADHLTVMQQELESHMQKEEQVLFPMLARGHAMALQGPVTVMRNEHDQHGEALQRLEALTNDITLPRGACNTWRALYVGLAALREDLMEHIHLENNILFEGLNPAPAEAETAHG
- a CDS encoding nitric-oxide reductase large subunit, translating into MGNYRRLWFTLIGVLIVTFSLLGYYGVEVYRSAPPIPQQIVSDDGRVLYTHDGILDGQTAWQSVGGMQLGSIWGHGAYQAPDWTADWLHRELLAWLDLAAQDAHGKPYAELDADTQALLAARLKREYRRNTYDAASGIATVSTLRAKAIEHTAAYYAELFGDAPALQGSRESYAMKENTLPDPQRRAQLAGFFFWTAWVAATERPGTSATYTNNWPHEPLIGNAPTAENVVWSIVSVVVMMAGVGFLIWGWSFLRKQDESDPAAPAQDPLTRVALTPSQRALGKYLFLVVALFVFQVMLGGFTAHYTVEGQTFYGIDVSQWFPYSLVRTWHIQSALFWIATGFLAAGLFLAPLIHGGRDPKYQKLGVDVLFWALVVVVVGSFVGNYLAIAQIMPPELNFWLGHQGYEYVDLGRVWQIGKFVGVALWLVLMLRGMVPALRTPGGDKNLLALLTASVVAIGLFYGAGFAYGERTHLSVMEYWRWWVVHLWVEGFFEVFATTALAFIFSTLGLVSGRMATAASLASASLFMLGGVPGTFHHLYFAGTTTPVMAVGASFSALEVVPLVVLGHEAWENWRLKDRAPWMARLKWPLMCFVAVAFWNMLGAGVFGFMINPPISLYYVQGLNTTPVHAHAALFGVYGFLALGFTLLVLRYVRPQLEFGERLMKTGFWGLNVGLVLMIATSLLPIGLIQFHASVSQGLWYARSEAFMQQPLLETLRWVRTFGDVVFIVGALALAWQVVSGVFGRSGHAPARTAALAGARR
- a CDS encoding calcium-binding protein; translated protein: MANITAQDNSLSFLTDTLGGFVGRAATKLDAFSSDLEGMIDTIFMAISYGYVDSVSSSRIVINTYYPTSAQMIINGSGMTGNSFSINRITYSEYDGFYIRMSGNVRGNVYGDVSGSVTSAVIGNSEQSIAYVGSISMTTGAARYSSLTYTLRDVSGVATTTVSYGGSFVEDDYGVIRGTVTSFSYGRDADGAGSGAAQTLMSMTGLSRYVEMDIDSGRPFGFLPADTATFFSHMLNGADSISGGTGNDTLYGYAGNDLINGGAGADVMDGGEGDDVYYVDNAGDVVVEAVDEGTDLVLASVSHTLDDNVENLTLIGTAIDGAGNQLSNTLTGNAQANVLTGLGGNDTLIGGGGLDTLIGGDGDDIYVIDRADEIVTELADEGNDTVRIGYANPGRAAITVTLHDNVENLEVLGAGLFNLVGNAEANALKGNGSANVIDGGAGADEMTGGLGNDTYVVDDADDLVVEALNAGTDTVRASLNYVLGANVENLELTGSAVSGTGNALGNVLTGNGLDNELYGLGGNDVLVGGEGADLLDGGEGIDSMSGGAGDDTYVVDNVRDVVSEGLNAGTDTVRSALSYALGANVENLVLTGTAHLNGTGNALANVITGNSGNNILDGGVGADTLVGGEGDDQYVVDNIGDTITEADGEGTDSVRFTLANASGVALELDLGADYAFVENATLAGAGLINLSGSGADNVLTGNAQANVLRGLEGDDELNGGAGADTLIGGEGDDLYIVDQAGDVVTENPGEGTDTVRVLYGHKAKAAVTLSLQTTYANVENLEVLGAGLFNLVGNAEANALTGNGSANVIDGGAGADEMTGGLGNDTYVVDDAGDVVIETAVKGSGVDLVRASVDYTLTANVENLTLEGGALEGTGNELGNVLTGNGLDNELYGLGGNDVLVGGEGADLLDGGEGIDSMSGGAGDDTYVVDNVRDVVSEGLNAGTDTVRSALSYALGANVENLVLTGTAHLNGTGNALANVITGNSGNNMLSGGLGDDVLLGGAGNDALLGGAGNDWLSGGDGLNTLTGGTGEDVFYFDAAPVPGTLQTIADFSLIDDRIVFDATVFDALGAGFDDTPVALPSELLQVGSGSAAADADVRLIYDTAAGALYYDADGNGAGDAVQIAQFTGKPLLSADHFEVLAS